Proteins from a single region of Gammaproteobacteria bacterium:
- a CDS encoding aromatic ring-hydroxylating dioxygenase subunit alpha, which translates to MLPANLFDSTHYEDVRRPLIEASTLPSWCYTSEAFYQREVEQIFLKQWNFAGRLDEIPDSGDYMSLDFCGESVIVIRGKDDVVRAFANVCRHRSARLLEGRGRCRTIVCPYHSWVYDLDGTLLRMKGMEQTAGFDPAENGLIPLQVESWAGFLFVSFANDVMPLEEHLGDMTEQYASYRFADMLCVRRRSYDLKCNWKLYIENAMEDYHTATVHKDSIGNQDCVPVSTKGQWAAIHLEAADTIAVLTEDNTTLPHIEKLSGLAAKGTYFSVIYPGTFFATHQDCMWWLQLLPHAPDRTTVVIGSCFPRSSIAREDFAREVLKYYARWDKALPEDNAISERQQQGLNSRSSRPGRLSYYEPCVHAIANWVLDQTIKSS; encoded by the coding sequence GTGTTACCAGCCAACCTGTTCGATTCCACGCATTACGAAGATGTCCGCCGACCTCTGATCGAGGCCTCAACTCTGCCATCATGGTGCTATACCAGCGAGGCCTTCTACCAGCGCGAGGTTGAACAGATTTTCCTAAAGCAGTGGAACTTCGCCGGCCGCCTCGACGAGATTCCGGATTCGGGTGATTACATGTCGCTCGACTTCTGTGGCGAGTCTGTGATTGTCATCCGCGGCAAGGACGACGTGGTGCGCGCCTTTGCCAACGTCTGCCGGCACCGCAGCGCAAGGCTGCTGGAAGGCCGTGGCCGCTGCCGAACCATCGTCTGTCCGTACCATTCCTGGGTCTATGATCTCGACGGCACCTTACTCCGGATGAAAGGCATGGAGCAGACAGCTGGGTTCGATCCGGCCGAGAACGGGCTGATCCCGCTCCAGGTAGAATCCTGGGCCGGCTTCCTGTTTGTTTCCTTTGCTAACGACGTGATGCCACTCGAGGAACACCTCGGCGACATGACCGAGCAGTACGCGTCATACCGGTTTGCCGACATGCTCTGTGTCCGGCGTAGAAGCTACGACCTCAAGTGCAACTGGAAACTCTACATCGAGAACGCTATGGAGGACTACCACACCGCCACCGTTCACAAGGACTCGATCGGCAACCAGGACTGTGTTCCCGTTTCTACCAAGGGCCAGTGGGCCGCAATCCACCTCGAGGCGGCGGACACGATCGCCGTGCTGACCGAAGACAACACCACCCTACCCCATATTGAAAAACTGAGTGGCCTGGCAGCCAAGGGCACCTACTTTTCGGTGATTTATCCAGGCACCTTCTTTGCCACCCACCAGGACTGCATGTGGTGGCTGCAACTCCTTCCACATGCACCGGACCGCACGACCGTAGTCATCGGCTCGTGCTTTCCCCGCTCGAGCATCGCTCGCGAGGACTTCGCGCGCGAGGTGCTGAAATACTACGCTCGCTGGGACAAGGCGCTTCCCGAAGACAATGCGATATCCGAACGCCAGCAACAGGGGCTCAATTCGAGAAGCAGTCGGCCCGGCCGATTGTCTTACTACGAGCCATGCGTTCACGCCATCGCCAACTGGGTACTGGACCAGACAATCAAATCTTCCTGA
- a CDS encoding ABC transporter substrate-binding protein translates to MICKTKCIYRLLPSLFAVVAMVSLVMAPAAARDMAEITKAKQFNIGVVPFPPDVIKDPITGEYKGIFVDAARYICETIEVECVFKEFAWATFIAGLQSRQIDLSVASTYSKMKRALVVNFSQPIYFLGYRAVAKKGDTRFNSPEDLNNPGITIGVTQGTGEHDWVQKVAPKAKLSVVKTEEMNMLQIVTGKVDVAIGDSVAAHHALVKQSGIEAVLGGRIYSRNMVAWAMHKEDTDILRFVNTALNQLIASGKLEDLAKAYEAPWINDLAF, encoded by the coding sequence ATGATTTGTAAAACAAAATGTATCTATCGTCTCCTGCCGTCTTTGTTTGCAGTTGTGGCAATGGTGTCATTGGTGATGGCACCGGCAGCGGCAAGGGATATGGCTGAAATCACCAAGGCAAAGCAGTTCAACATTGGGGTTGTTCCCTTCCCCCCTGATGTAATCAAGGATCCCATTACCGGCGAGTACAAGGGCATTTTTGTGGACGCTGCCCGATACATCTGCGAGACCATCGAAGTCGAGTGCGTATTCAAGGAGTTTGCCTGGGCTACGTTTATCGCCGGGCTGCAGTCAAGGCAGATTGATCTCTCTGTTGCCTCAACTTACTCGAAGATGAAGAGGGCTCTCGTCGTAAACTTCAGTCAGCCTATTTATTTCCTCGGGTACAGGGCCGTAGCGAAAAAGGGGGACACCCGGTTTAACAGTCCCGAAGACTTGAACAATCCCGGTATCACGATTGGGGTTACCCAGGGGACAGGTGAACATGACTGGGTACAAAAGGTGGCTCCCAAGGCCAAGTTAAGCGTTGTCAAGACAGAAGAGATGAATATGCTTCAGATTGTGACAGGCAAGGTTGACGTCGCTATTGGCGACTCAGTTGCGGCCCACCATGCACTAGTCAAACAGTCAGGTATCGAGGCGGTGCTCGGAGGGCGGATTTACAGCAGGAACATGGTTGCCTGGGCGATGCACAAAGAGGACACCGATATCTTGCGCTTCGTAAATACAGCGCTTAATCAGCTCATCGCCAGCGGTAAGTTGGAGGATCTCGCGAAGGCGTATGAGGCACCATGGATTAACGACTTAGCTTTCTGA
- a CDS encoding amino acid ABC transporter ATP-binding protein, whose translation MTPTVPAIQLQDVKKRFGSLDVLCGINLEVDPGGVVCVIGPSGSGKSTLLRCIAYLEDDFEGKIYLEGDLLGRALRNGHLERVGGAALRKVQIKVGMVFQNFNLWPHKTVLGNIIQALILVKKMTRTEAEDIGDQLLAKVGLSDKRKEYPSRLSGGQQQRVAIARALAMRPRIMLFDEVTSALDAELVDEVLQVMKQLAEEGMTMLVVTHELGFAARVADRVVFMDEGVVIEEGPSEKVLKNPSQLRTREFLSLVTHEEI comes from the coding sequence ATGACTCCGACAGTTCCGGCCATTCAATTGCAAGATGTTAAAAAGCGTTTCGGGTCTCTTGACGTTTTGTGCGGAATCAATCTTGAAGTGGACCCGGGAGGGGTAGTATGTGTAATAGGGCCTTCGGGTTCCGGGAAAAGCACTCTGCTGCGGTGCATCGCTTACCTGGAAGACGATTTTGAAGGGAAGATTTATCTGGAAGGCGACCTTCTAGGTCGAGCCTTACGCAACGGCCACCTAGAGCGGGTAGGAGGTGCTGCGCTACGGAAAGTACAGATAAAGGTGGGCATGGTGTTTCAGAACTTCAACCTTTGGCCCCACAAGACCGTCCTCGGGAACATTATCCAAGCTCTTATCCTGGTAAAGAAGATGACGAGGACCGAAGCCGAGGATATTGGTGATCAACTCTTAGCCAAGGTGGGTCTGAGCGACAAGCGTAAGGAATATCCCTCGCGTCTCTCGGGTGGACAACAACAGCGAGTTGCTATCGCCCGGGCCCTGGCCATGCGCCCCCGGATCATGCTTTTCGATGAGGTTACTTCCGCTCTCGACGCTGAGTTGGTGGACGAGGTTCTCCAGGTTATGAAGCAACTTGCCGAAGAGGGAATGACGATGTTGGTGGTGACCCACGAGCTTGGTTTCGCCGCCAGGGTGGCAGATCGGGTTGTCTTCATGGATGAAGGGGTGGTTATTGAGGAAGGGCCGTCAGAGAAAGTTCTGAAGAACCCTAGTCAATTAAGGACCCGGGAATTCCTCTCGTTGGTGACCCATGAAGAAATTTGA
- a CDS encoding D-2-hydroxyacid dehydrogenase: MKFHLHVENTSALGPVFEASPARVAAALDRVPGLAESLRVTIGYDYDNLDKHLATADAVFCWDLPRDRLEERAPHLRWIHVHGAGINHWMPLEALPRRITLTNSRGVHGERATEYVMMAVLALNNRLPEMVTHQRSGRWQQCFSTALAGKTLLIIGVGHIGSAVARWAKGVGLHVIGIRRSGKPRRWVDEMYQTGELVFVLPRANFVLISAPHTRETDQLIGARELDKMKSGAGLINYSRAGLVDYEALRARLDTGRLSAVLDVFSPEPLPTESPLWQTKNLLITPHCSSDDQAYYTPRTLDLVFDNVQRFIEGKPLRNCVSRRLQY, encoded by the coding sequence ATGAAATTTCATCTCCATGTCGAAAACACGAGCGCGCTGGGCCCGGTATTCGAAGCATCGCCAGCGCGGGTGGCGGCGGCATTGGACCGAGTGCCGGGATTGGCAGAATCGCTTCGGGTAACCATTGGATACGATTATGACAACCTCGATAAGCACCTGGCCACGGCCGATGCTGTGTTCTGCTGGGATTTGCCTCGCGACAGGCTCGAGGAGCGGGCACCGCATCTGCGGTGGATTCACGTACACGGGGCCGGGATCAACCATTGGATGCCGCTCGAGGCTTTGCCGAGACGAATTACCCTCACCAATAGCCGCGGCGTCCATGGCGAGCGGGCCACCGAGTACGTAATGATGGCGGTACTGGCATTGAATAACCGGTTGCCGGAAATGGTTACTCACCAGCGCTCGGGAAGATGGCAACAGTGCTTCAGTACTGCCCTAGCCGGCAAGACGTTGCTCATTATTGGGGTCGGGCATATCGGCAGTGCGGTCGCGCGCTGGGCAAAGGGTGTCGGCCTCCATGTCATCGGTATCCGGCGCTCCGGTAAGCCGCGGCGATGGGTCGACGAAATGTACCAGACAGGCGAACTAGTGTTTGTTCTTCCACGTGCGAACTTTGTTCTCATCAGTGCGCCGCACACCCGCGAGACCGACCAACTGATCGGGGCCCGCGAACTGGACAAGATGAAATCTGGGGCGGGGCTCATTAATTACAGCCGGGCTGGCCTGGTCGATTACGAAGCACTCAGGGCCCGGCTCGACACTGGCCGGTTGAGCGCGGTGCTCGACGTGTTCTCGCCGGAGCCGTTGCCAACCGAGTCACCGCTGTGGCAGACAAAGAACCTGCTGATTACACCGCACTGCTCATCGGACGACCAGGCCTATTACACACCGCGAACGCTGGACCTTGTGTTCGACAATGTTCAACGCTTTATCGAGGGCAAACCACTGCGAAACTGCGTGAGCCGCCGGCTTCAATACTGA
- a CDS encoding amino acid ABC transporter permease, whose translation MYDWNFNVIWDYRMVYMRGALITLELSLLALVFSMSLGLFVGIARHSKRYILSFPASWYVEIFRDTPLLIQIVWIYYCLPILLGVTLTAFWASTVALSLHMSAYVAEIFRAGIASVDKGHVDAAKILGLNYFQTMTRIILPQVFRRMLPPLVNNFADILKLSALASVIGVYELLHSVDNVIMNNFRPLEMYSVLALVYFVLIFPVAFGARRAELYFARRI comes from the coding sequence ATGTATGACTGGAACTTCAATGTCATCTGGGACTACCGGATGGTCTACATGCGAGGGGCCTTGATCACGCTGGAACTCAGTCTGTTGGCCTTGGTGTTCAGCATGTCTTTAGGCTTGTTTGTGGGCATCGCCAGGCATAGTAAACGCTATATTCTTTCGTTCCCTGCCTCCTGGTACGTGGAAATATTCCGGGATACCCCGCTTCTAATTCAGATCGTCTGGATCTACTATTGCCTTCCGATCCTCCTGGGTGTGACGTTGACGGCGTTCTGGGCTTCTACCGTAGCGCTGTCTTTGCACATGTCTGCCTACGTGGCGGAGATTTTTCGCGCAGGAATCGCGTCAGTCGACAAAGGGCACGTGGATGCCGCAAAAATCTTGGGATTGAATTACTTTCAGACCATGACCCGCATCATTTTGCCACAGGTCTTCCGCCGGATGCTTCCGCCTCTGGTCAATAATTTTGCCGACATCTTGAAGCTCTCGGCCCTAGCCTCGGTGATCGGTGTTTACGAGCTGCTCCACTCAGTCGACAATGTCATCATGAACAACTTCCGCCCGCTGGAGATGTATTCTGTCCTCGCGCTTGTGTACTTCGTCCTGATTTTTCCAGTGGCCTTCGGCGCAAGGCGCGCCGAACTCTATTTTGCTCGGAGAATTTGA
- a CDS encoding urea carboxylase-associated family protein, with protein MTFTNPIEGGTVLEDTVVPEGEPWSVRLAAGDVLRLVDLEGQQAVDFLCYSTDDLADRYNAANTIKLNGNIYLGQDSTLWSVRARKLMTIIEDTCGFHDTIYGCCSVEVDDVRFGKNNGKGCQGNFETELAKHGLDRRDIVANVNFFMRVPVEESGVLSIVPGLSKPGDYLSLRAERDVLAVLSNCPECLNNAAGFKPTPIRVIVYSTK; from the coding sequence ATGACTTTTACTAACCCGATCGAAGGCGGTACGGTACTTGAGGATACCGTCGTTCCCGAAGGCGAACCCTGGAGCGTCAGGCTGGCCGCAGGCGATGTGCTCCGCTTGGTTGACCTTGAAGGCCAGCAAGCGGTGGATTTCCTTTGCTACAGCACCGATGATCTAGCCGACAGGTACAACGCGGCAAACACGATCAAACTCAACGGGAACATCTACCTAGGCCAAGATTCAACGCTATGGTCAGTACGGGCGCGCAAATTGATGACCATAATAGAGGATACTTGCGGTTTCCATGACACGATATATGGTTGCTGTTCAGTAGAGGTCGACGACGTGCGGTTCGGGAAAAATAACGGCAAGGGCTGTCAGGGTAATTTCGAGACGGAACTCGCCAAGCACGGGTTGGACCGAAGAGACATCGTTGCCAATGTTAACTTTTTCATGCGCGTTCCGGTTGAAGAATCTGGTGTACTAAGCATCGTCCCAGGCCTCTCCAAACCTGGAGACTACCTCAGTTTACGCGCGGAACGGGATGTGTTGGCGGTTCTGTCAAATTGCCCGGAGTGCCTGAATAATGCGGCCGGTTTCAAACCGACTCCGATCCGCGTTATCGTCTATTCCACTAAATGA